One window of Plasmodium falciparum 3D7 genome assembly, chromosome: 7 genomic DNA carries:
- a CDS encoding ribonucleases P/MRP protein subunit POP1, putative, with protein sequence MINKDSNMNHKNEENKNYSHDKCQVRIRNKIMIKKNGKNLKEKKGMYRSIYEINNNDADAHFFFNLESIPWTSSFFHLKDKDLCLFGRELRKRNIFKRCFQRIHKNRRRRCMSYNPYRVPLICKKTALDEMLISEPKIKKKKKKKKKKKPNLMTYGYFYKKFIMRSKKKNWLETHTYHSKRFKMISIYGYKLALKNYSKISRRIFRFSKRKSLIHDMSYVEIIQLSGHENHLIHTLKKCTNIEQSNMLTSKFINGILLGKLFIYKNINEHKLNNEKEHNINTNQTHNNNNNHPHSDDDFFNSKGQLICPAYFLWRSKLKENKKVKEPRKKQHKEIKDYNKEDNINNINNVDNNISMVNNVNNVNNVNNDQYKNDIQVVDKNNHLTAIHQTYTNDHTNVNIDKLGIELKKEENKKKNLLNDDINRDIWIFIHPSCLKDVIENFKNINSSVHIKHIKDMCMYELIGPKSFDLLINILKVKTKYVHQEKHDRYHFKYENVTIPYDFVIPLYTVLPKSIGPFLLNYKVNEKDIQKNYKEKYLCQHRDINRNRRKYIDKSNNNKKNIHNNNCRDNINVIKKKKSQNFFENSFDYLQEKNGNRVLREKDFSPFDNNILMNEKIKQNVIKHIKVNKYEHVRSSKKKKVKLSILKMMEHNKNIDTYEAIKEKRKCINIVKDIKNNNNKNNNINNLNNCETLKDHIEIYKHNGNNEKNKMSEKYGDIYETMKNKNLNITYDKKTIENYLKDYLEDNHRNKPKNYKQFESNIISSELKKTKENISNNCKKYTKVPILIINKTNNKNQRYFIVCPAKKKCSTLFHLLIRNGSIAIGLKEREKILKCCNFLTYPKDFPDTSGGISYNKLREDISTNSYFQKPINKRVNYYCIGINNPFNYSWICIYPYNNHIKIIRQSDPYNQFMIKTFIQGFLTISLKRISQINTFKDFDIFIEHFKSKFLIFSTYFISVYVQSYKKSTPKRLTHICSLTLKQVIKFFIKHADTKKLLEWVIHKRINNKHKKNEDIEKIKESIIHKYKNKIMKKNKIRNLQKLSTDQSKEENKKSNNSQKNEAEIILSSKQIIGYVSSGGHVLSKGYGYGVAHISFYLFLHNLLNHLFALKLLTQQEININVNGKEFVFLGLMRNVNSAYYHHVWINLVTEDMYLPF encoded by the exons atgattaataaGGATAGTAATATGAaccataaaaatgaagagaaCAAAAATTACAGCCATGATAAATGCCAAGTTAGaattagaaataaaataatgattaAGAAGAACggaaaaaatttaaaagaaaaaaaaggcaTGTATAGATCtatttatgaaataaataataacgaTGCAGATgctcatttcttttttaaccTAGAATCAATTCCGTGGACATCATCTTTCTTTCATTTGAAAGATAAAGATCTGTGCTTATTTGGTAGAGAATTAAGAAAGaggaatatttttaaaagatgtTTTCAaagaatacataaaaatagaagaagaagatgTATGTCCTATAACCCTTATAGAGTTCCATTGATTTGTAAAAAAACTGCATTAGATGAAATGTTAATATCTGAAcccaaaataaaaaaaaaaaagaaaaagaaaaaaaaaaaaaaaccaaatCTTATGACGTAtggttatttttataaaaagtttATTATgagaagtaaaaaaaaaaattggctTGAAACACATACATATCATTCTAAAAGATTTAAAATGATTAGTATTTATGGATATAAACTagctttaaaaaattattcaaaaatTAGTAGAAGAATATTTAGATTTAGTAAAAGGAAATCATTAATACATGATATGTCCTATGTAGAAATAATACAATTGTCAGGACACGAAAATCATTTAATacatacattaaaaaaatgtacaaatATTGAGCAGTCTAATATGTTAACTAGTAAGTTTATTAATGGTATACTTCTtggaaaattatttatttataaaaatataaatgaacataaattaaataacgAAAAGGAGCATAATATTAATACGAACCAAACtcataataacaataataatcatcCCCATTCTGATGATGACTTTTTCAACTCTAAAGGGCAACTCATATGTCCTGCCTACTTTTTATGGCGTTCCAAATTAAAGGAAAATAAGAAAGTCAAAGAACCCAGAAAAAAGCAACACAAGGAAATAAAAGACTACAATAAAgaggataatataaataatataaacaatgttgataataatataagtatggtaaataatgtaaataatgtaaataatgtaaataatgatcaatataaaaatgatatacaaGTTGtcgataaaaataatcaccTAACCGCAATTCACCAAACCTATACAAACGACCATACGAATGTTAATATAGATAAACTTGGTATTGagttaaaaaaagaagaaaacaaaaaaaagaacttaTTAAACGATGATATAAATAGAGATATATGGATATTTATACATCCAAGTTGTTTAAAAGATGTTatagaaaattttaaaaatataaattcttctgttcatataaaacatataaaagatatgTGTATGTACGAATTAATTGGTCCGAAAAGTTTTGATctgttaataaatattttaaaagtaaaaacaaaatatgttCATCAAGAGAAACATGATAGGTAtcattttaaatatgaaaatgtaACCATTCCTTACGATTTTGTAATACCACTATATACTGTATTACCAAAATCAATAGGGCCATTTTTGCTAAATTATAAGGTTAATGAAAAGGATATACAAAAGAATTAtaaggaaaaatatttatgtcaACATAGGGATATAAATAGGaatagaagaaaatatatagacaaaagtaacaacaataaaaagaatattcataataataattgtcgagataatattaatgtaataaaaaaaaaaaaatctcaAAACTTTTTTGAGAATTCATTTGATTATCTACAAGAAAAAAACGGAAACAGAGTCTTACGAGAAAAAGACTTTTCTCCTTTTGATAATAACATACTtatgaatgaaaaaattaaacaaaatgtaattaaacatataaaggttaataaatatgaacatgTCAGGAGTagtaagaagaaaaaagttAAATTGTCTATTCTGAAAATGATGGaacataacaaaaatattgatACATACGAGGctataaaggaaaaaagaaaatgtataaatatagtgaaagacataaaaaataataataataaaaataataatattaataatttaaataactGTGAAACTTTAAAAGATcatattgaaatatataaacataacgGGAACaacgaaaaaaataaaatgtcaGAAAAATATGGTGACATATATGAAACcatgaaaaacaaaaatttaaatataacgtatgataaaaaaaccatagaaaattatttaaaagattaTTTAGAAGATAATCATAGAAATAAACCAAAGAATTATAAACAATTTGAGTCTAATATTATTTCGTCCGAATTaaagaaaacaaaagaaaacatTTCAAATAATTGTAAAAAGTATACTAAAGTAcctatattaattattaataaaacgaataataaaaatcaaagatattttattgtatgtccagctaaaaaaaaatgttccaCTCTTTTCCATTTATTAATACGTAATGGATCTATAGCAATAGGTTTAaaagaaagagaaaaaatattaaagtgTTGTAATTTTTTGACATATCCTAAAGATTTCCCAGATACATCTGGAGGTATTTCATATAACAAATTAAGAGAAGATATATCTAcaaattcatattttcaaaaaCCAATAAACAAAAGAgttaattattattgtatagGTATTAATAATCCTTTTAATTATTCTTGGATATGTATTTATccttataataatcatattaaaattataagacAATCAGATCCATATAATCAATTCATGATAAAAACATTTATACAAGGATTTCTCACCATATCTTTAAAACGTATTTcacaaataaatacattCAAAGATTTTGATATTTTCATAGAACATTTTAAatctaaatttttaattttctcaacatattttatatctgtTTATGTccaatcatataaaaaaagtaccCCTAAGAGGTTAACTCATATATGTTCATTGACATTGAAGCAAGTCATCAAGTTTTTTATAA aaCATGCTGATACCAAAAAATTGCTTGAGTGGGTCATACACAAACGAATTAACAACAAACACAAGAAAAACGAagatattgaaaaaattaaagaatccataattcataaatataaaaataaaataatgaaaaagaataaaattagaaatttacaaaaattatCAACAGACCAatcaaaagaagaaaataaaaaatctaACAATAGTCAAAAAAATGAAGCagaaattattttatcatcTAAGCAAATCATTGGATATGTCTCAAGTGGCGGACATGTATTATCTAAAGGATATGGATATGGAGTAGCCCATATATCCTTTTATCTATTTTTACACAATTTGTTAAATCATCTTTTTGCTTTAAAACTAt TAACACAacaagaaataaatataaatgtaaatggAAAGGAGTTTGTATTTCTGGGCTTGATGAGAAATGTCAATTCGGCTTATTACCACCATG TATGGATTAATTTAGTGACTGAAGATATGTACCTACCCTTTTAA
- a CDS encoding prodrug activation and resistance esterase encodes MKSQGGGKISRKSSTGSSSSRLDGNPKLDSFHNKDGLSLKTYAWTVKNPVGVIIACHGMNSHVRLEYLRHNVEVVNNNKAILKDGDNYYIYKNSWIEEFNKNGYSFYGIDLQSHGQSEGWKGLRTHIRQFDDIVYDFIQYINRIHDMLCLKNKKDNNSSLHDNINNNNNILPFYIMGLSMGGNVVLRTLQILGKSKDNNNKLNIRGCIPLAGMISIDELATKPSYKYFYIPLAKFLGSFFPSLRLTPGLRFNMFPHMNDIMEFDKFKFKKHVTCRLGYELLNAINNLNNDMDYIPENTPILFAHSKKDSVCFYGGTLKFYNKLKCLKKELYTLDDMDHLLPMEPGNERVLKKIITWLAVHTPKQEEQV; translated from the coding sequence atGAAGAGCCAGGGTGGAGGGAAGATATCGAGGAAGAGCTCCACAGGTTCGAGCAGTAGTCGATTAGATGGGAATCCCAAATTGGATTCTTTTCATAATAAGGATGGGTTATCTTTAAAAACTTATGCATGGACGGTTAAAAATCCAGTAGGTGTTATAATAGCATGTCATGGTATGAATTCTCATGTACGTTTAGAATATTTAAGACATAATGTCGAGgtagtaaataataataaggcaatattaaaagatggtgataattattatatatataaaaatagttGGATTGAGgagtttaataaaaatggataTTCATTTTATGGAATAGATTTACAAAGTCATGGACAGTCAGAAGGATGGAAAGGTTTAAGAACCCATATAAGACAATTTGATGATATAGTATATGattttatacaatatattaatagaatACATGATATgttatgtttaaaaaataaaaaagataataattcaTCCCttcatgataatataaataataataataatatattaccattttatattatgggATTATCTATGGGGGGTAATGTTGTTTTAAGAACTTTACAAATATTAGGAAAatcaaaagataataataataaattaaatataagagGATGTATACCATTAGCTGGTATGATATCTATAGATGAGTTAGCAACGAAAccatcatataaatatttctatattcCATTAGCTAAATTCTTAGGAAGCTTTTTTCCAAGTTTACGTCTTACTCCTGGTTTACGTTTTAATATGTTTCCACATATGAATGATATTATGGAATTTGATAAATTcaaatttaaaaaacatGTAACATGTAGATTAGGTTATGAGTTATTAAATGCTATAAATAAcctaaataatgatatggaTTACATTCCTGAAAATACACCTATACTTTTTGCTCACTCAAAAAAAGATAGTGTATGCTTTTATGGAGGTACATTAAAATTTTACAACAAACTTAAGTGtcttaaaaaagaattatataccTTAGATGACATGGACCACCTTCTACCTATGGAACCTGGAAATGAAAGAgttctaaaaaaaattatcacaTGGCTAGCTGTCCATACCCCCAAACAAGAAGAACAAGTATAA